Proteins encoded in a region of the Bacteroidia bacterium genome:
- a CDS encoding T9SS type A sorting domain-containing protein translates to MKQIFTLLLFCYSSISIAATYPIGRQSLTIIDPNRSNRSIDLELVYPAVTSGTQTAIADGSFPLVSFGHGFQMTYDAYSPIYDSLASWGYVVANLKTEGSFSPSHTDFGKDLAFVVDYFLEQNTQSSSFLFGKLNGKSAIGGHSMGGGASLLASQFTTNETCIFNFAAAETNPSAIAQCSLSVDQPLLMLAGTYDLVTPTATNQEPMYQAAISGCKFFVNLTGAYHCRFAGTSITCEFGETVLNPPSGGLSRDQQLQLTRTILRPWLDYWLQNNSQAWNQFSSIVASQQGFTSLTSCEQSMDETRANQVRIYPNPGKSQLIIEPISGSKLVRIVDMYGKQLVQISAEGKNKLVLDLNLSSGLYLVYVDTMAMPAKWLVE, encoded by the coding sequence ATGAAACAAATTTTTACATTGCTATTATTCTGCTATTCAAGTATTTCCATAGCAGCTACCTATCCTATTGGAAGGCAATCTTTAACCATTATTGACCCAAACCGCTCTAATCGTTCCATTGATTTGGAATTGGTTTACCCGGCTGTAACTTCCGGAACACAAACCGCTATAGCCGACGGTAGTTTCCCTTTGGTCAGTTTTGGGCATGGATTCCAAATGACTTATGATGCCTATTCGCCTATTTATGACAGTTTAGCCAGTTGGGGTTATGTGGTGGCAAATTTAAAAACCGAAGGAAGTTTTTCTCCAAGTCATACTGATTTTGGCAAAGATTTGGCATTTGTTGTTGATTATTTCCTGGAACAAAATACCCAAAGTTCATCCTTTTTATTTGGGAAATTAAATGGAAAATCAGCCATTGGAGGTCATAGCATGGGTGGAGGAGCCTCTTTGTTGGCTTCTCAATTTACAACAAATGAAACCTGTATTTTTAATTTTGCAGCGGCTGAAACCAACCCTTCAGCAATTGCTCAATGTAGTTTATCAGTTGACCAACCGCTTTTAATGTTGGCCGGAACCTATGATTTGGTTACTCCAACTGCCACCAATCAAGAACCAATGTATCAAGCGGCAATAAGTGGGTGTAAGTTTTTTGTCAATTTAACCGGAGCATACCATTGTCGTTTTGCCGGTACCAGTATCACTTGTGAGTTTGGAGAAACGGTTTTGAATCCTCCATCCGGAGGGTTATCACGTGATCAACAGTTGCAACTGACCAGAACCATTTTGAGGCCTTGGTTAGATTATTGGTTACAAAATAATAGTCAGGCCTGGAACCAATTTTCCTCCATTGTAGCGTCTCAACAAGGTTTTACTTCCTTAACTTCATGTGAGCAATCCATGGATGAAACTCGGGCCAATCAGGTACGAATTTATCCAAATCCCGGAAAATCTCAATTAATTATTGAACCGATTTCAGGAAGCAAATTAGTTCGTATTGTGGATATGTATGGCAAGCAGCTTGTTCAAATTTCTGCAGAAGGAAAGAATAAGTTAGTTCTTGATTTGAATTTGTCATCCGGATTATACCTGGTGTATGTTGATACTATGGCTATGCCGGCTAAATGGTTGGTAGAGTAA
- a CDS encoding DUF4294 domain-containing protein, whose protein sequence is MKNNIRKILVLLIFLPWISKGQTTITDTAEYNRTHSKKVYFAAVAIHDGDTLPAFYLAPVFCRDKMVFKSAKDERKWRKLVRDVKKVYPYAKIAGSKLRQCEAQLALPENQGRKKELMKKAEKEIKAEFEGDVRNMTWTQGIILLKLIDRETTHSSYEIVKELRGSLSAFFWQSLARIFDINLKTEYDPGGSDRQIEEIVQKIERGEL, encoded by the coding sequence ATGAAAAATAATATCCGAAAGATTTTGGTTCTTTTGATTTTTCTTCCTTGGATTTCAAAAGGACAAACCACCATAACTGATACTGCCGAGTATAATCGTACTCATTCCAAAAAGGTTTATTTTGCAGCTGTTGCCATTCATGATGGTGATACCTTGCCGGCCTTTTACCTTGCACCGGTTTTTTGTCGAGATAAAATGGTTTTTAAAAGTGCGAAGGATGAGCGTAAATGGAGAAAATTGGTCAGGGATGTAAAGAAGGTGTATCCGTATGCTAAAATAGCAGGCAGTAAATTGAGACAATGTGAGGCTCAACTTGCCTTACCTGAAAACCAAGGAAGAAAGAAGGAGTTAATGAAAAAGGCAGAAAAGGAAATTAAAGCCGAGTTTGAAGGAGATGTTCGAAATATGACCTGGACCCAAGGAATTATTCTTCTGAAATTGATTGATCGAGAAACCACACATAGTAGTTATGAGATTGTTAAAGAATTAAGGGGAAGTTTATCGGCCTTTTTTTGGCAATCCCTGGCCAGAATTTTTGACATAAATTTAAAAACGGAATATGATCCGGGAGGAAGCGACAGGCAAATTGAAGAAATTGTCCAAAAAATAGAAAGAGGGGAGTTATAA
- a CDS encoding TonB-dependent receptor yields the protein MLQLGKLCSWILLFVLLGLKAISQQSNCHLSLSGSITDRDTKESLAYASIALKGTHYQQVADSLGNFQFKNLCEGMYILECSHIGCHPFQDTIWLQESMQILVHMPHNAHSLEHLIVCEKKEEQDQTKVMAVIQARALFETRGLNLGESLKKLPGVTALQTGASISKPVVHGMHSNRLLILNNGVRLEGQQWGSEHGPEIDPFWGNELSLIKGAASVRYGSDALAGVILVNPAPMPKNQKLSGDLTLAGISNGWGGVGSLHLQGNPKRWEHFSWRVQATAKEVGNVRTPGYWLKNTGMKEENFSGTLSYTQTTWGVDIYGSSFNSKIGIFSGSHINNLSDLQNAMNNKTPADSSGFSYIIARPYQRINHQTAKLSAFVLVGTKGKLLYQFAFQNNHRREWDKHPPLNDSLAALDHPEFDFAIQTYTNDLIWEGSSWKGFETTAGVNWMFQNNKTTGRYFIPNFISNTIGVFLVERFKKDKWEIEAGFRFDTKFQTANTLVSKVIVPISLTWNNVSYDLGFQYKFTKPWNIKLNFGKAWRAPAINELYAKGLHHGAAAVELGDSGLKTEKSFNTNLEIIGAVENTIRIQLSGYLNYISNYIYLQPILPATLTISGAFPTFQYKQANALFLGSDLDIDYSPLRYLAIQAKVSLLRVENPQNGSHFPMIPPNKYELGLEFKLGNWGKLVQNYIQLSGQWVDQQRMAKDVVDYMQVPAGYFLFNANMGGKIKLRENELVIGISLTNILNTSYRDYMDRFRYFSNAPGINSIFKIQYFFNSNS from the coding sequence ATGTTGCAATTAGGGAAACTATGTAGTTGGATTTTGCTTTTTGTATTGTTGGGATTAAAGGCTATTTCCCAGCAAAGCAATTGTCATTTGAGTCTGAGTGGTTCCATAACCGACAGAGATACAAAGGAGAGTTTGGCTTATGCATCCATTGCTTTAAAGGGTACGCATTACCAGCAGGTTGCAGACTCGTTAGGAAATTTCCAGTTCAAGAATTTATGTGAAGGCATGTATATTTTAGAGTGTAGCCATATTGGATGTCATCCATTTCAGGATACCATATGGTTGCAGGAGTCGATGCAGATTTTAGTACACATGCCTCACAATGCGCATAGTTTGGAGCATTTAATCGTATGCGAAAAAAAGGAGGAGCAAGATCAAACCAAGGTCATGGCTGTTATTCAGGCCAGGGCTTTATTTGAAACCAGGGGGTTAAATTTAGGAGAAAGTTTAAAAAAGTTGCCCGGAGTTACGGCACTTCAAACCGGGGCCTCCATTTCGAAACCGGTGGTTCATGGAATGCATAGCAACCGTTTATTGATATTAAACAATGGGGTTAGGTTGGAAGGTCAACAATGGGGAAGTGAGCATGGCCCCGAGATTGATCCATTTTGGGGGAATGAACTAAGTTTAATAAAAGGAGCAGCCAGTGTGAGGTATGGTAGTGATGCACTTGCCGGAGTTATTTTAGTTAATCCGGCACCTATGCCCAAGAATCAAAAGCTGAGTGGAGATTTAACACTAGCCGGAATATCCAACGGGTGGGGTGGGGTAGGTTCGCTTCATTTACAAGGTAATCCCAAGCGTTGGGAACATTTTAGTTGGAGGGTACAAGCCACAGCCAAGGAAGTTGGGAATGTTCGAACACCCGGTTATTGGTTAAAGAATACCGGTATGAAAGAAGAGAATTTCTCGGGAACCCTTTCCTATACCCAAACTACTTGGGGGGTAGATATTTATGGTTCATCCTTTAATTCCAAAATTGGAATTTTTTCCGGGTCACATATCAACAACCTGAGCGATTTGCAAAATGCAATGAACAATAAAACCCCTGCAGATAGCTCCGGATTTTCATATATTATTGCTCGTCCATACCAACGAATTAATCACCAAACAGCCAAGTTATCGGCTTTTGTGCTAGTAGGAACCAAAGGCAAACTGCTTTATCAATTTGCCTTTCAAAACAACCATCGAAGAGAATGGGACAAACATCCACCTTTAAATGATAGTCTGGCGGCATTGGATCATCCTGAATTTGATTTTGCAATCCAAACTTATACGAACGACTTAATATGGGAAGGTTCGAGTTGGAAAGGATTCGAAACGACTGCAGGGGTAAATTGGATGTTTCAAAACAACAAAACCACCGGAAGGTATTTTATTCCCAATTTCATTTCCAATACGATCGGTGTATTTTTGGTAGAAAGGTTTAAAAAAGATAAATGGGAAATTGAAGCAGGATTTCGGTTTGATACCAAGTTTCAAACTGCCAATACTTTAGTTTCAAAAGTTATTGTTCCCATTTCATTAACCTGGAACAATGTAAGTTATGACTTGGGGTTCCAATATAAGTTTACAAAACCTTGGAATATAAAATTGAATTTTGGCAAAGCATGGCGGGCTCCGGCCATTAATGAACTTTATGCCAAGGGGCTTCATCATGGAGCAGCCGCTGTTGAATTGGGAGATTCCGGGTTGAAAACCGAAAAATCATTTAATACTAATTTGGAAATCATTGGGGCAGTTGAAAATACCATCCGCATTCAGCTAAGTGGATATTTAAATTATATTTCAAACTACATTTACCTGCAACCGATTTTGCCGGCAACATTAACTATTTCTGGTGCTTTTCCTACTTTTCAATACAAGCAGGCCAATGCTTTGTTTTTGGGATCAGATTTAGATATAGACTATTCTCCGCTTAGGTATTTAGCCATTCAAGCCAAGGTTTCCTTGTTGAGGGTGGAGAACCCACAAAATGGCAGTCATTTTCCCATGATACCGCCCAATAAATACGAGTTGGGATTGGAGTTTAAATTGGGTAATTGGGGGAAATTGGTACAAAACTATATACAGTTAAGTGGTCAATGGGTTGATCAACAAAGAATGGCCAAGGATGTAGTTGATTATATGCAAGTTCCTGCTGGATATTTTTTATTCAATGCCAATATGGGAGGTAAGATAAAACTTCGTGAAAATGAACTGGTTATTGGTATTTCCTTAACAAATATATTGAATACATCTTATCGTGATTATATGGATCGTTTCAGGTACTTTTCAAATGCCCCGGGGATTAATTCCATTTTTAAAATTCAATATTTTTTTAATTCCAATTCGTAA
- a CDS encoding response regulator transcription factor codes for MSKSDSKNILLVEDDHNLGNLLREYLEAKGFQATLATNGKQGYEKFIQGNFDICILDVMMPLKDGFTLAEEIRATDKTVPIVFVTAKSMKEDRLNGFNKGADDYISKPFSMEELLLRVKAILRRTNPETPTLVVHQPMKVGDYAFDHHHQTLEYKGEKQRLTTKESELLNLLCINKNDVMDRNYALNKIWGSDNYFNARSMDVYIAKLRKYLSKDKKVEIVNVHGKGFKLIES; via the coding sequence ATGAGCAAATCTGATAGTAAAAACATCTTACTGGTTGAAGATGATCACAACCTAGGTAATCTTTTAAGAGAATATTTAGAAGCAAAAGGTTTTCAAGCCACCTTAGCAACCAACGGTAAACAAGGTTATGAGAAATTTATTCAAGGTAATTTTGATATCTGCATTTTGGATGTGATGATGCCTTTGAAAGATGGCTTTACCCTGGCAGAAGAAATTAGAGCAACGGATAAAACAGTCCCTATTGTTTTTGTTACTGCCAAATCCATGAAAGAAGACCGCCTGAATGGTTTTAATAAAGGAGCGGATGACTATATTTCAAAGCCTTTTTCAATGGAGGAGCTTTTGTTGAGGGTGAAAGCAATTCTAAGAAGAACGAATCCTGAAACCCCAACCCTGGTGGTTCATCAGCCGATGAAAGTGGGGGATTATGCTTTCGATCATCATCACCAAACCTTGGAATATAAAGGAGAAAAGCAAAGACTAACTACGAAGGAGTCAGAATTGTTAAACTTGCTTTGCATCAATAAAAATGATGTAATGGATCGCAATTATGCACTGAACAAAATTTGGGGAAGTGATAATTATTTCAACGCCCGTAGCATGGATGTTTATATCGCTAAACTTAGAAAATACCTTTCCAAAGATAAGAAAGTTGAAATTGTGAATGTGCATGGGAAAGGTTTTAAATTGATTGAAAGTTAA
- a CDS encoding DUF1571 domain-containing protein encodes MKKALVFIALFSLANFTLHAQQIPDKKELTEKMLASIKTLKTLKFHLWKQERLKGKMEIGEQEVKMFVKPFKVYLYNYLPNVGAEVLFIEGKNNNKALVNPNSFPWANLNLDPYGDILRKGQHHTLFELGFEYTGGLLADVYKKFGPKLNEYCTIEGSIKFANRDCWKVVLENKEYKLVDYTVLPGEDLIKIAKKLWVSEYALLEINNLRDYDGVKPGQKIKVPNSYAKRVVLYIDKINHLPIYQQLFDEKGLFAEYKYSNLVINPKLAEEEFTEDYKGYHF; translated from the coding sequence ATGAAAAAAGCACTTGTTTTCATCGCATTGTTTTCTCTGGCAAATTTCACCCTTCACGCTCAACAAATCCCTGATAAAAAGGAGCTAACGGAAAAAATGCTGGCATCTATTAAAACCTTGAAAACCTTGAAATTCCATTTATGGAAACAAGAACGGTTGAAAGGAAAAATGGAAATAGGAGAACAAGAAGTGAAAATGTTTGTAAAGCCGTTTAAGGTGTATTTGTATAATTATTTACCAAATGTTGGAGCAGAAGTACTATTTATTGAAGGTAAAAACAATAATAAGGCCTTGGTTAATCCGAATAGTTTTCCATGGGCTAATCTAAACTTGGATCCATATGGCGATATCCTTAGAAAAGGTCAACACCACACCTTGTTTGAATTGGGTTTTGAATATACCGGTGGACTCCTTGCTGATGTTTATAAAAAATTTGGTCCGAAACTCAACGAATACTGCACAATTGAAGGTAGTATAAAATTTGCAAATCGTGACTGTTGGAAGGTTGTTTTGGAAAATAAAGAATATAAACTTGTTGATTACACTGTTTTGCCTGGTGAAGATTTAATCAAAATTGCAAAGAAACTTTGGGTAAGCGAATACGCACTTCTGGAAATAAATAACCTGAGAGATTACGATGGGGTTAAGCCGGGTCAGAAAATAAAAGTTCCTAATAGTTATGCTAAACGGGTTGTTTTATACATCGACAAAATAAATCATCTGCCTATTTACCAACAACTTTTTGACGAAAAAGGATTGTTTGCAGAGTATAAATATTCCAATTTGGTTATCAATCCAAAATTAGCAGAGGAAGAATTTACAGAAGATTACAAAGGTTACCACTTTTAG
- a CDS encoding HAMP domain-containing histidine kinase produces the protein MNSKNLIRIAVSMGVSMLGLIFIEIYWIKNAIELRNGQLTRDVNDVLAQVSKKIELVRRERAFDIKNILSQREEELFSGLDSLNKAAINNGETWNVKIIEESTKDSAGRIVRHTRERKYGTNMPRMVGEMSPGSLAEYSDLMVKQKELDLKLDSALIDSILKSDLAIRGIEAPFYFAIFDDYQNIILRSDTSAEIKCLQTSRFKKEIAGLNKTAPKEVLSVVFKNLSAYELQNIWVMLIASALFTLVMLWIFYYTLSSIVKQKKLADIRSDFISNMTHEFKTPISTISLACEALNDPEVEKTEEKVFNYIGIIHDENKRLSLLVENVLQTALIEKDGLKLKLEQVNINQLINKVVTNVGLMVEKKGGELLVDLKAEQEELLADRVHLTNVIFNLIDNALKYTIESPLIVISTRNQNNGLVISISDNGMGISKENRERIFEKFYRVPTGNVHDVKGFGLGLSYVKAITDMHHGEIHIESEVGKGSTFEIFLPQDTSFTPIES, from the coding sequence TTGAATAGTAAAAACTTAATTCGAATTGCAGTTTCCATGGGAGTTTCCATGTTGGGACTGATTTTCATTGAAATTTATTGGATTAAGAATGCCATAGAATTAAGAAATGGGCAATTGACCAGAGATGTGAACGATGTTTTGGCACAAGTGTCCAAGAAAATTGAGCTGGTTCGAAGAGAAAGGGCTTTTGATATCAAGAATATTTTATCGCAACGAGAAGAAGAATTATTTAGTGGATTGGATTCCTTAAACAAGGCAGCTATCAACAATGGTGAAACTTGGAATGTAAAGATTATAGAAGAATCAACCAAGGATTCGGCAGGTAGGATAGTACGACATACTCGTGAAAGGAAATATGGAACCAATATGCCCAGAATGGTGGGAGAGATGTCTCCAGGTAGCTTGGCAGAATATTCTGATTTAATGGTGAAGCAAAAGGAGTTAGATTTAAAGTTGGATTCAGCGCTCATTGATTCCATTTTGAAATCGGACTTAGCCATACGAGGGATTGAGGCCCCCTTCTATTTTGCCATTTTTGATGATTACCAAAATATTATCCTACGTTCCGATACCTCCGCAGAAATAAAATGTTTGCAAACCAGTCGTTTTAAAAAAGAAATTGCAGGGTTAAATAAAACAGCCCCTAAGGAAGTACTTTCCGTAGTATTTAAAAACCTTTCAGCCTACGAGCTTCAAAACATTTGGGTGATGCTTATCGCATCAGCACTTTTTACTTTGGTGATGCTATGGATATTTTATTACACCCTATCTTCCATTGTAAAACAAAAGAAACTGGCTGATATTCGAAGTGATTTCATTAGCAATATGACCCATGAGTTTAAGACTCCAATTTCAACTATTTCCTTGGCTTGTGAGGCATTGAATGATCCGGAAGTGGAGAAAACGGAAGAAAAGGTGTTTAACTACATTGGAATTATTCACGATGAGAATAAACGCTTGAGTTTGCTGGTTGAAAATGTGCTTCAAACGGCTTTGATTGAAAAGGATGGATTGAAACTCAAGCTGGAACAAGTAAATATTAACCAATTGATTAATAAGGTAGTAACCAATGTCGGATTAATGGTGGAGAAAAAAGGGGGAGAATTATTGGTTGATCTGAAAGCTGAACAAGAAGAATTGCTTGCGGACAGAGTTCACCTCACCAATGTTATTTTTAATCTTATTGACAATGCCTTGAAATATACCATTGAGAGTCCTTTAATTGTAATTTCAACCCGTAATCAAAATAACGGGTTGGTTATTTCGATTTCGGATAATGGTATGGGAATTTCAAAAGAGAACAGGGAAAGGATTTTTGAAAAATTTTACCGTGTTCCAACCGGAAATGTTCATGATGTTAAAGGTTTTGGCCTTGGTTTAAGTTATGTAAAAGCCATTACCGATATGCATCATGGTGAAATTCATATTGAAAGTGAAGTAGGAAAAGGAAGTACCTTTGAAATTTTCTTGCCTCAAGACACCAGTTTTACACCTATTGAATCCTAA
- a CDS encoding YitT family protein, whose product MKELFLKILWWIFEGEPLKQGSISRFERAKSYRQIRKSMFRLAKDGVLMALGIFSAAFGLESFLLPSSFIDGGATGIALLINEVQGIPLPILLVVLNIPFVLLGTKVVNRQFAIKTATSITGLALVTALVPFQVVTHDKLLVSVFGGFFLGAGIGLSVRGGAVIDGTEVLAIFISRKLSTTIGDVIIFFNILIFSIAAYLLSVEAALYSMVTYLAASKTVDFIIEGIEEYTGVTIISAHSDEIRKMIISDLGRGVTVYKGERGFGSHGHRDNIDIVYTVITRLEISRLNAEIERIDPNAFVVMNTIKDTKGGMVKKRPLKH is encoded by the coding sequence ATGAAGGAATTATTTCTCAAAATACTTTGGTGGATATTTGAAGGAGAACCTTTAAAACAAGGAAGTATTTCACGGTTTGAAAGAGCCAAGTCGTATCGTCAAATTCGAAAATCCATGTTTCGGTTAGCGAAAGATGGTGTATTGATGGCCTTAGGGATTTTTTCAGCTGCATTTGGATTGGAAAGTTTTTTGCTTCCCAGCAGTTTCATAGATGGCGGTGCCACTGGAATTGCTCTACTCATTAACGAAGTGCAAGGAATTCCTCTTCCAATTTTATTGGTTGTGCTAAATATTCCTTTTGTTTTACTGGGTACCAAGGTTGTAAACAGGCAATTTGCCATTAAAACAGCCACTTCTATTACCGGTTTAGCCTTGGTAACAGCATTGGTGCCTTTTCAAGTGGTTACGCATGATAAATTGTTGGTCTCTGTATTTGGTGGTTTTTTTCTGGGTGCAGGAATTGGTTTATCGGTGAGAGGTGGTGCTGTTATTGATGGAACAGAAGTATTAGCCATTTTTATTAGTAGGAAGCTTAGCACCACCATAGGAGATGTAATTATCTTTTTTAATATTCTTATTTTTTCGATTGCAGCCTATTTGTTATCAGTTGAAGCTGCTTTATACTCTATGGTTACCTATTTGGCTGCCAGTAAAACAGTCGATTTTATCATTGAAGGAATTGAAGAATATACCGGGGTTACCATCATTTCGGCTCATAGCGATGAAATACGTAAAATGATTATCAGTGATCTTGGCCGTGGAGTTACCGTTTACAAAGGTGAAAGGGGCTTTGGGAGTCATGGACATCGCGATAATATTGATATCGTTTATACCGTAATTACCCGATTGGAAATTAGTAGACTAAACGCTGAAATTGAGCGAATTGATCCCAATGCATTTGTTGTCATGAATACTATTAAGGATACCAAAGGTGGGATGGTCAAAAAGCGTCCGTTAAAGCATTAA
- a CDS encoding peptide MFS transporter: MSLTKEEIRNFKGPYPKQLWYLFFSEMWERFSFYGMRGMLMVFMVGQLKMEDKVANLQYGAIQAFVYAFTFVGGIFADKIFGFRKSLFWGGILMIIGSVVLAIDPQKFFFLGIGFNIIGTGFFKPNISSIVGELYHPDDTRRVSGFSLFYAGVNLGAFLGGYFCIAIANGNFLESYIPEALRWNVAFGLASIVMFVSIITFTQTQKNLGEIGLSPLENEDPKKRKMLEWLTYIGSVLFIPIVMLMVSETKYTDLFMYIIGPLSIVYLIYEMRNFSAAENKKLVAAMVFILFSIFFWAFYEQSGGSLSLFAANNLHNTILGISFDPNGVNNSANSLFVIIFAPLLGMFWVFLSNFKLEPNTLIKFGLGFLFLAAGFFIFNFSSTFATPDGKTSLGIFTFAWFVITFGELSLSPIGMSIMTQLSPKKLQGVMMGMWFLASAYGQYLAGILGANIAEASANSTNLGKLMVYAAGYKQLAIYGLICGVVLIAISPLVRKLMGEVR, from the coding sequence ATGTCATTAACTAAAGAAGAGATTAGAAATTTTAAAGGGCCTTATCCGAAACAACTGTGGTATTTGTTTTTCTCCGAAATGTGGGAAAGGTTTTCATTTTATGGAATGAGGGGAATGCTGATGGTATTTATGGTTGGTCAGTTAAAAATGGAGGACAAGGTTGCCAACCTACAGTATGGAGCAATTCAGGCTTTTGTTTATGCCTTCACTTTTGTGGGTGGCATTTTTGCCGACAAAATTTTTGGATTTAGAAAATCGCTTTTTTGGGGCGGAATTCTAATGATTATCGGAAGTGTGGTTTTAGCCATTGATCCCCAAAAATTCTTTTTCTTAGGAATCGGGTTTAATATTATAGGAACAGGGTTTTTTAAGCCCAATATTTCTTCCATTGTTGGAGAATTGTATCATCCCGATGATACCAGAAGGGTTTCAGGATTCTCTTTGTTTTATGCAGGTGTTAATTTAGGTGCCTTCCTGGGCGGATACTTTTGCATCGCCATTGCCAATGGAAATTTCCTCGAATCCTATATTCCTGAAGCATTGCGCTGGAATGTGGCTTTTGGCTTGGCTTCCATCGTCATGTTTGTTAGCATTATCACCTTTACTCAAACCCAGAAAAATCTAGGTGAAATAGGTTTGTCTCCGCTTGAAAATGAAGATCCTAAAAAAAGGAAAATGCTGGAATGGCTAACCTACATTGGAAGCGTTTTGTTTATCCCAATTGTTATGTTAATGGTTTCTGAAACCAAATACACCGATTTATTCATGTATATCATCGGACCATTATCGATTGTTTATCTTATTTATGAGATGCGAAACTTTTCTGCGGCGGAAAATAAAAAGCTGGTAGCCGCTATGGTTTTTATTCTATTCTCTATTTTCTTTTGGGCTTTTTACGAACAAAGTGGTGGAAGCTTAAGTTTGTTTGCCGCCAATAATCTTCACAATACCATATTGGGAATTTCTTTCGACCCTAACGGCGTAAACAATTCGGCCAACTCCTTGTTTGTTATCATTTTCGCTCCCTTGTTGGGTATGTTTTGGGTTTTCTTATCCAATTTTAAGCTAGAACCCAATACCTTAATCAAGTTTGGATTAGGTTTCCTTTTCCTCGCTGCCGGTTTTTTCATATTTAATTTTTCCTCCACTTTTGCAACTCCGGATGGTAAAACATCCTTGGGTATTTTCACCTTTGCCTGGTTCGTAATAACTTTTGGTGAACTTTCATTATCTCCAATCGGAATGTCGATTATGACTCAATTATCGCCCAAAAAATTGCAAGGTGTTATGATGGGAATGTGGTTTCTAGCAAGTGCTTACGGACAATATTTGGCCGGAATTTTAGGTGCAAACATTGCAGAAGCATCCGCCAATTCAACCAATTTGGGCAAGTTGATGGTATATGCAGCAGGTTATAAACAATTGGCCATTTATGGATTAATTTGCGGTGTAGTTTTAATCGCAATTTCTCCCCTGGTTCGAAAATTAATGGGTGAGGTTCGGTAA
- a CDS encoding NAD(P)-dependent oxidoreductase: MKIGIIKEGKIPADKRVPLTPLQCSQLMKEYPEVEVFVQKSLIRSYDDEEFENFGLPLVDDISHCDLIMGIKEIPIPNLVPGKKHMFFSHTIKKQPHNQKLMKSLLEKNIEMIDYECLTDIKHNRIIGFGRFAGIVGAYNGLLGYGRKYDLFDLQPAWKCRDLEELEEELERVKLPNIKILVTGGGRVANGAIEILGALKIRKVTAYEFLNCHYREPVYCQIHSKDYNESNSGDNWNDKEFYEYPERYHSCFLPFTSACDLLITCHYWNPKAPVLFTKEDMKADNFRISVIADVTCDINGSVPSTSRASTIEHPFYGYNPQTEKEDVAFSKNTITVMAVDNLPCELPRDASEDFGKALLDRVFPYLLGPDKDKTIERATICKNGQLTQHFSYLKEYAELN, from the coding sequence ATGAAAATAGGTATTATTAAAGAAGGAAAAATCCCTGCTGATAAGCGGGTGCCATTAACTCCGTTGCAATGTTCTCAATTGATGAAGGAATATCCGGAGGTGGAGGTGTTTGTCCAAAAAAGTCTAATTCGAAGCTACGATGATGAAGAATTTGAAAACTTTGGCTTGCCCTTAGTGGACGACATCAGCCATTGCGATCTTATAATGGGTATCAAAGAAATTCCTATTCCCAATTTGGTCCCCGGCAAAAAGCATATGTTTTTTTCTCATACCATAAAAAAGCAACCTCATAATCAGAAATTAATGAAGAGTTTGTTGGAAAAAAACATTGAAATGATCGATTATGAATGTTTAACCGATATAAAACACAATAGAATCATCGGTTTTGGACGTTTTGCCGGTATTGTTGGTGCCTATAACGGTCTGCTTGGTTATGGAAGGAAATACGATTTATTCGACCTACAACCAGCCTGGAAATGCCGCGATTTGGAAGAACTGGAAGAGGAATTGGAAAGGGTTAAACTTCCCAATATTAAAATTCTTGTTACCGGAGGTGGACGTGTTGCCAATGGTGCTATTGAGATTTTGGGTGCATTAAAAATCCGAAAAGTAACTGCCTACGAATTTTTAAATTGCCATTACCGCGAACCGGTTTATTGTCAAATCCATTCCAAAGATTACAACGAGAGCAATTCGGGCGATAACTGGAACGATAAGGAATTTTATGAATATCCGGAAAGGTATCATTCTTGCTTTTTACCTTTTACCTCTGCTTGCGACTTGCTAATTACCTGCCATTATTGGAATCCGAAAGCCCCGGTGCTGTTTACGAAGGAAGACATGAAAGCAGATAACTTTCGAATTTCAGTTATTGCCGATGTAACTTGCGACATTAACGGTTCGGTTCCGAGTACCTCCCGTGCAAGTACCATTGAACATCCGTTTTATGGCTATAACCCCCAAACTGAAAAGGAAGATGTAGCTTTTAGTAAAAATACCATAACCGTAATGGCGGTGGATAATTTGCCGTGCGAATTGCCCAGAGATGCTTCGGAAGACTTCGGAAAAGCCTTACTGGATCGAGTTTTCCCTTACTTGCTTGGTCCTGATAAAGATAAAACCATTGAGCGGGCCACCATTTGTAAAAACGGGCAATTAACCCAACATTTTTCTTACTTGAAAGAATATGCCGAATTGAATTGA